The proteins below come from a single Deltaproteobacteria bacterium genomic window:
- a CDS encoding amidohydrolase, which translates to MKIFIGGWTVEFTIIDADAHHLDGAAYKQYLPEKFRQRSGPYFPSFGWDIFLNDTTGRKPGNPDEYCKDLDVEKIGDAVAYPSNALAIGLVRELDLAVELAKAYNDWAYDFCKNSGNRVKYAAVVAPQVVAEAAKEVRRAVTEKGAVGVMMPTYVQQGLDLGQPQFDPIYAAAQELGVPIGFHATAQVAVGNTRFHKYIGVHMTSHPFEQMLSLVSIISNGVLDRFPKLKVGFLEAGVGFLPYWMERFDEKYLIRKSEMDPLKMLPSEYIKDHRCYFTCEGEESALALVIEQFGDECMMYASDYPHWDMEWPHSVSQVVKRKDISDKTKQKILADNAKSFYRF; encoded by the coding sequence TTGAAAATTTTTATCGGAGGTTGGACAGTGGAATTCACCATCATCGACGCCGATGCCCATCACCTAGACGGCGCGGCCTATAAACAATACTTGCCGGAAAAGTTTCGCCAGCGTAGCGGGCCGTACTTTCCTTCCTTCGGTTGGGATATCTTTTTGAACGACACCACCGGTCGCAAGCCGGGCAATCCCGATGAGTACTGCAAGGATTTAGACGTGGAAAAGATCGGCGACGCGGTCGCCTATCCGAGTAACGCCCTGGCCATCGGTCTAGTGCGCGAACTCGATCTCGCCGTCGAGTTAGCTAAAGCATATAACGACTGGGCCTATGACTTTTGCAAAAATTCCGGCAACCGCGTCAAGTACGCCGCCGTGGTGGCGCCGCAGGTCGTCGCCGAAGCAGCCAAAGAAGTGCGCCGCGCGGTGACCGAGAAAGGCGCCGTCGGTGTGATGATGCCGACCTACGTGCAGCAGGGGTTGGACTTGGGCCAGCCGCAGTTCGATCCGATTTACGCCGCCGCTCAAGAACTCGGCGTGCCCATCGGTTTTCACGCCACCGCCCAAGTCGCTGTCGGCAACACGCGCTTTCACAAATACATCGGCGTGCACATGACCTCGCATCCCTTCGAGCAGATGTTGTCGCTAGTCTCGATCATTTCCAACGGTGTCCTCGACCGCTTTCCCAAACTCAAAGTCGGCTTCCTCGAAGCCGGCGTCGGTTTTCTGCCCTACTGGATGGAACGCTTCGACGAAAAATATTTAATTCGCAAATCGGAAATGGACCCGTTAAAAATGCTGCCCAGCGAGTACATCAAAGACCATCGCTGCTACTTTACCTGCGAAGGCGAAGAATCGGCGCTGGCGTTGGTCATCGAACAGTTCGGCGACGAGTGCATGATGTACGCGTCCGACTACCCGCACTGGGACATGGAATGGCCGCACAGCGTCAGCCAAGTGGTCAAGCGCAAAGATATCTCGGATAAAACCAAGCAAAAGATTCTTGCCGACAACGCCAAAAGCTTTTACCGGTTTTAA
- a CDS encoding type II toxin-antitoxin system prevent-host-death family antitoxin → MPRKKFSRAKILLKSKSAKFFTTTRSSFSVSREPRPTTVDKSAAFPSMECYEGTVMITIGIKQAKSHLAEYLLKVRAGERVVITERGKPIAEITKPRGTGNERLDAMVRDGEAFWSGGKPKGSKKRVKIKGRPISETVIEDRR, encoded by the coding sequence ATGCCGCGAAAGAAATTCTCGCGCGCCAAGATATTACTGAAATCCAAAAGCGCAAAATTCTTTACGACAACGCGGTCAAGTTTTTCGGTGAGCCGTGAACCGCGGCCAACGACTGTTGACAAGTCAGCCGCATTCCCAAGCATGGAGTGCTACGAAGGAACCGTCATGATTACCATAGGGATCAAACAAGCCAAGAGTCATCTCGCCGAGTATCTACTCAAGGTGAGAGCGGGAGAGCGTGTCGTGATTACCGAGCGCGGCAAGCCGATCGCCGAAATCACCAAACCTCGCGGGACCGGTAACGAACGGCTTGACGCGATGGTACGCGACGGGGAAGCCTTCTGGAGTGGTGGAAAGCCGAAAGGATCAAAAAAACGCGTCAAAATTAAGGGGCGCCCCATTTCAGAGACTGTTATCGAGGATCGTCGGTGA
- a CDS encoding DNA-3-methyladenine glycosylase 2 family protein — translation MKRLIAKHGHCPLAEREFLPFHMLANSIISQQLSTKAAATIKVRVGELVGVPFETSKVLSVATERLRGAGLSQAKTRYIRELAAHVNDGRLDFDGIVALDDEAVIEKLVIVPGIGRWTAEMFLLFGLKRLDVLALGDAGLQRAARNLYGKKRKSKTLLPRVAETWRPYRSIASWYLWRSLEN, via the coding sequence ATGAAGCGGCTGATCGCCAAGCACGGTCATTGTCCGCTGGCCGAGCGTGAGTTTCTGCCCTTTCACATGCTCGCCAACTCGATCATCAGCCAACAACTTTCCACCAAAGCCGCGGCGACGATCAAAGTGCGCGTCGGCGAACTCGTCGGCGTGCCGTTTGAAACGAGCAAAGTGCTTTCGGTTGCGACAGAGAGATTACGCGGCGCTGGACTCTCGCAGGCGAAGACGCGTTACATCCGCGAGCTGGCGGCACATGTGAATGATGGCAGGTTAGACTTCGACGGGATCGTCGCACTCGATGACGAAGCCGTGATCGAGAAGCTCGTCATTGTCCCCGGCATCGGCCGCTGGACCGCCGAGATGTTTTTGCTGTTCGGCCTCAAACGTTTGGATGTGCTCGCGCTGGGCGACGCCGGTTTGCAGCGTGCGGCGCGAAATCTTTACGGCAAAAAGCGGAAGTCGAAAACATTACTGCCGCGCGTCGCCGAAACTTGGCGGCCCTATCGGTCGATTGCGTCGTGGTATTTGTGGCGGTCGTTGGAAAATTAG
- a CDS encoding PIN domain-containing protein, which translates to MKLYLDTSALLKLYVEEDDSNFVEGAVQDAETTATSIVTYVEARAAFSRRRRDGSLTLADYHRVVLELDREWERYFVIPVTDSLVKSAGRLAETHAPRGYDAIHLASADFFQEKIREPATFGCWDSRLETAARRQGLQLLRSQMQ; encoded by the coding sequence GTGAAACTTTATTTGGATACCAGCGCACTTTTAAAGCTTTACGTAGAGGAAGACGACTCGAATTTTGTTGAAGGTGCCGTCCAAGATGCCGAAACCACCGCCACCTCGATAGTTACCTACGTCGAAGCACGGGCGGCTTTTTCAAGGCGGCGGCGTGACGGGAGCCTCACCCTGGCTGATTATCATCGAGTCGTACTAGAATTGGATCGCGAATGGGAACGATACTTTGTTATTCCCGTAACTGACTCTCTGGTCAAAAGCGCAGGAAGACTTGCTGAGACTCACGCTCCACGCGGTTACGATGCGATTCATCTCGCGTCCGCGGATTTCTTTCAGGAGAAAATTCGGGAGCCGGCTACTTTTGGCTGCTGGGATTCCCGTCTCGAAACGGCGGCGCGACGACAGGGACTTCAGCTTCTTCGGTCGCAGATGCAGTAA
- a CDS encoding cysteine hydrolase, which produces MAFSLEERVDPKHGMLIVVDMQNDFCHRDGAACKRGRDMAFVENMIPRLLNLVNQARTNNFPICFIRTSGNQWTNSPVWTEFKNPELLACAEGSWGAEFHEGLEPRPGEMIVTKHRYSAFIGTDLDMLLRARGVKSLLVTGVGTGMCVFHTLTVGFMLDYYITLIEDCCATTYGPQAHNESIALVKKHYGKVATSNEVIGTWSKKTRHAE; this is translated from the coding sequence ATGGCATTCTCACTAGAAGAACGGGTCGATCCTAAGCATGGCATGTTGATCGTCGTCGACATGCAAAACGACTTCTGCCACCGCGACGGCGCCGCCTGCAAACGCGGCCGTGACATGGCGTTCGTCGAGAACATGATTCCTCGGCTGCTAAACCTTGTGAATCAAGCCCGGACAAATAATTTCCCTATCTGTTTCATCAGAACCTCAGGGAACCAGTGGACGAACTCGCCGGTATGGACTGAGTTTAAGAATCCCGAGCTACTCGCCTGCGCCGAGGGCAGCTGGGGCGCGGAGTTTCACGAAGGGTTAGAACCACGACCTGGAGAAATGATCGTCACGAAACACCGCTACAGCGCCTTCATCGGCACCGATCTCGACATGCTGCTCCGCGCCCGCGGCGTCAAAAGCCTGCTCGTCACCGGCGTCGGCACCGGCATGTGCGTGTTTCACACCCTCACCGTCGGCTTCATGCTCGACTATTACATCACGCTGATCGAAGACTGCTGCGCGACGACGTACGGGCCGCAAGCGCACAACGAATCGATTGCGTTAGTGAAGAAACACTATGGCAAAGTCGCTACGTCGAATGAAGTGATCGGAACATGGTCTAAGAAAACGCGGCACGCAGAGTAA
- a CDS encoding ABC transporter substrate-binding protein, which translates to MKFSASRFLVIGIVIVWLGCILDTTRVVGADRIRVGLSSFTPINAALWIAEEKGLFKRYGIESEVVLIGGASAGGVSSLIAGDVQFLGGGGGGVISATLGGADVIMIGSIVNKGVQRVVARADIKRTEDLRGKKIGITRLGAASHLVLLIMLRNWNMTPNDVQTLQIGSSPAMMAVLEKGGIDAAVLTEPTFFFADDQGYRTLADLADMDIYYLHSMIDTTRAYLRSHRDIALRFMKGYVEAIAYFKKNRKESIDVLAKKLRTAPAQTKYLERSHTLYTSGYFENAPYVSLKGVTTLLDFYGKDNPKARNANPQTFFDNSLVKELDDGGFIKKLYE; encoded by the coding sequence ATGAAGTTTTCCGCATCGAGGTTCCTCGTAATCGGTATTGTCATAGTTTGGCTCGGTTGCATTCTCGACACCACTAGAGTCGTCGGCGCTGACCGCATCCGCGTCGGTCTCAGCTCGTTCACTCCAATTAACGCTGCCTTGTGGATCGCCGAGGAGAAAGGGCTGTTCAAAAGATACGGCATCGAAAGTGAAGTTGTGCTGATCGGCGGCGCTTCGGCGGGCGGGGTGAGTTCATTGATCGCCGGCGACGTGCAATTTCTCGGCGGTGGAGGCGGTGGAGTAATTAGCGCGACGCTCGGCGGCGCCGATGTGATCATGATCGGCTCCATCGTCAACAAGGGCGTGCAACGCGTCGTCGCCCGCGCCGACATCAAACGGACCGAAGATCTGCGCGGTAAAAAGATCGGTATCACGCGGCTGGGCGCGGCGTCGCACTTGGTGCTGCTGATCATGCTGCGCAACTGGAACATGACGCCCAACGACGTGCAGACGCTGCAAATCGGCTCGTCGCCGGCGATGATGGCGGTGCTGGAAAAAGGCGGCATCGACGCCGCCGTGCTCACCGAGCCGACGTTCTTTTTCGCCGATGACCAAGGCTATCGCACGCTCGCCGATCTCGCCGACATGGACATTTATTATTTGCACAGCATGATCGACACCACGCGCGCCTACCTGCGCAGCCATCGAGATATCGCGTTGCGCTTCATGAAAGGCTACGTCGAAGCCATCGCCTACTTCAAGAAAAACCGCAAAGAGAGCATCGACGTGCTGGCGAAAAAGTTGCGCACCGCCCCAGCGCAAACAAAATATCTGGAACGCTCCCACACGCTCTATACGTCCGGCTACTTTGAAAACGCACCGTACGTATCGTTGAAAGGCGTGACGACGCTGCTCGACTTCTATGGCAAGGATAATCCCAAAGCACGCAACGCCAACCCACAAACCTTTTTCGACAACAGTTTAGTAAAAGAACTGGACGACGGCGGCTTTATCAAGAAACTTTACGAGTAG
- a CDS encoding enoyl-CoA hydratase/isomerase family protein, with amino-acid sequence MSDLKLINANIDENIGIAWLTFNRPEKKNALSVALLGEIAGTLRELANNDKIRCIVTAGAGDSYSSGRDLYDMRGQDNRRRTRGFGGVAEIVDIMRRLPQVTVAKVRGWCLGGGLAMINGHDLVISSDTAKFGMPEVIRGSYGATATPSLFHAGIPFKKAFYISLTGRNLTGIEAERVGLVSDVVAEKDLDSYVDVLAKELASRNGATLENAKIAAYMQKDLPFDMALRADDLVQHRLRYYTNPLSDVEGYLHSQKGGASVKYVKPEDRKK; translated from the coding sequence ATGTCCGACCTCAAATTGATTAACGCCAACATCGACGAAAACATCGGCATCGCCTGGCTGACCTTCAATCGCCCAGAAAAGAAAAACGCCTTGAGCGTCGCTTTGCTCGGCGAAATCGCCGGCACCCTGCGCGAACTCGCCAACAACGACAAGATTCGCTGTATCGTAACTGCCGGCGCCGGCGACTCCTACTCGTCGGGCCGCGATCTTTACGACATGCGCGGCCAAGATAACCGCCGGCGCACCCGCGGCTTCGGCGGCGTCGCCGAGATCGTCGACATCATGCGCAGGCTACCGCAAGTCACCGTCGCCAAAGTGCGCGGCTGGTGTTTGGGTGGTGGGCTGGCGATGATCAACGGCCATGATTTGGTAATCTCGTCCGACACGGCGAAGTTCGGCATGCCCGAAGTCATCCGCGGTAGCTACGGCGCCACGGCGACGCCATCGCTCTTCCATGCGGGAATTCCGTTCAAGAAAGCTTTTTACATTTCACTAACCGGAAGAAATCTGACGGGTATTGAAGCTGAGCGCGTTGGATTAGTTTCCGATGTCGTGGCGGAAAAAGATTTAGACAGCTACGTCGATGTTCTGGCGAAGGAACTCGCCAGCCGCAACGGCGCGACCCTGGAGAACGCCAAGATCGCCGCCTACATGCAAAAAGACTTGCCCTTCGACATGGCGCTGCGCGCCGACGACCTGGTCCAACACCGCCTGCGCTATTACACCAACCCACTCAGCGATGTCGAAGGCTATCTGCATTCGCAAAAAGGCGGCGCATCGGTGAAGTATGTGAAGCCGGAGGATCGGAAGAAATAG